One segment of Radiobacillus kanasensis DNA contains the following:
- a CDS encoding nuclease-related domain-containing protein encodes MIVKDRKKPIKLKMAEALLRRLPQHHYKRREIVDEYKKRLSGYNGEQEMDYFLKELDDNFIIINDLRLNNQGVYFQIDSLILSKKEIIILEAKNISGTLYFDRKFKQLVRILDGKEEGFRDPLSQVELQKNRLVHWLTDRGFIDMEIKAFIVICNRSAIIKVSNNEEETIGKVFHMDSLIDVIDKSNKNKMEILSKRELLNLQDLFIESDNPLIVSASDYFDINPKDIMTGVQCPRCMLIPMIRKNRTWKCPNCRYNNRKSHEQALQDFLLLLNPTINNSQCRDFLHIDSPDVCKRILNSSRLNRIGNTKGKQYFMS; translated from the coding sequence ATGATTGTTAAGGATAGGAAGAAGCCAATTAAACTAAAAATGGCCGAGGCTTTGCTAAGGCGATTACCACAACATCATTACAAGAGGCGAGAAATAGTAGATGAATATAAAAAAAGGTTATCTGGGTACAACGGAGAACAAGAAATGGATTATTTTCTAAAAGAATTAGATGATAATTTCATTATTATTAATGATCTTAGATTGAACAATCAGGGCGTTTACTTTCAGATTGATTCTCTAATACTATCCAAAAAAGAAATCATTATTTTAGAGGCTAAAAATATATCTGGAACACTATACTTTGATCGGAAGTTTAAACAGTTAGTTCGTATATTAGATGGTAAAGAGGAAGGATTCAGAGATCCATTGTCTCAGGTTGAACTTCAAAAGAATCGATTAGTTCACTGGCTAACGGATCGTGGTTTTATAGATATGGAAATAAAAGCCTTTATAGTAATTTGTAATCGAAGCGCTATAATCAAGGTCAGTAATAATGAGGAAGAAACTATAGGAAAAGTTTTTCATATGGATAGTCTAATTGATGTTATAGATAAGTCCAATAAAAATAAAATGGAAATCCTGTCAAAGAGGGAACTGTTAAATTTGCAAGATCTATTTATAGAATCAGATAATCCCTTGATTGTAAGTGCCTCGGACTATTTCGATATTAATCCAAAAGATATAATGACAGGGGTACAATGTCCCAGATGTATGCTTATCCCTATGATTAGAAAAAATAGAACTTGGAAATGCCCTAACTGTAGATATAATAATAGGAAGTCACATGAACAGGCATTACAAGATTTCCTCCTTCTTCTTAATCCCACCATAAACAACTCTCAGTGTAGAGACTTCTTACACATTGATAGCCCCGACGTTTGCAAAAGGATCCTGAACTCCAGTCGTTTGAACAGAATAGGAAACACAAAGGGGAAACAATATTTTATGAGTTGA
- the gpmI gene encoding 2,3-bisphosphoglycerate-independent phosphoglycerate mutase, with protein MSQDKLAALIILDGFAFRDEVKGNAVKQANKPNFDRYWNQFPHNELQASGEAVGLPEGQMGNSEVGHLNIGAGRIVYQSLTRVNLSIREGDFYENKVLLNAINHAKDTDHALHVFGLLSDGGVHSHIEHLYALLKLASKQGLTKVYVHGFLDGRDVGQKSAKQYIEATLNVMKEYGVGELATISGRYYSMDRDKRWDRVKKAYDAMVYGEGPAYQDPFEVVEDSYKNGIFDEFVLPSVLTDENGKPKATIEDGDSVIFYNFRPDRAIQISRTFANEDFRDFDRGSKAPKDLHFVGLTNFSETVDGFVAYEPVNLDNTLGEVLAQNNLNQLRIAETEKYPHVTFFMSGGREKEFPGEKRILIDSPKVATYDLKPEMSAYEVTDALLKELDEGNQNAIILNFANPDMVGHSGMLEPTIKAIETVDGCLGKIVDKIIEKGGHAIITADHGNSDEVVTMDDKPMTAHTTNPVPVIVTKEGIELRDGGILGDLSPTLLDLLGVEQPKEMTGQSLIKK; from the coding sequence ATGAGCCAAGATAAACTGGCAGCTCTCATTATTCTAGACGGCTTTGCATTCCGCGATGAAGTAAAAGGGAATGCGGTTAAACAAGCAAATAAGCCAAACTTTGATCGTTACTGGAATCAGTTCCCGCATAACGAGCTTCAAGCATCAGGAGAAGCGGTTGGTTTGCCAGAAGGGCAAATGGGAAACTCGGAAGTCGGTCACTTGAATATTGGGGCTGGACGAATCGTCTACCAAAGTCTAACAAGAGTAAATCTATCCATCCGTGAAGGCGATTTTTATGAAAACAAAGTGTTACTTAACGCGATTAACCATGCCAAGGATACCGATCATGCGTTACACGTTTTTGGTCTTTTATCCGACGGTGGGGTTCACAGCCATATCGAGCACCTTTATGCATTGCTCAAGTTGGCAAGTAAACAAGGTCTTACGAAGGTTTACGTACATGGTTTCTTAGATGGCCGTGACGTAGGACAAAAATCAGCGAAACAATATATTGAGGCAACCTTGAATGTTATGAAGGAATATGGAGTTGGAGAATTAGCCACCATTTCTGGACGTTACTATTCCATGGACCGTGACAAGCGTTGGGACCGTGTGAAGAAAGCCTATGATGCTATGGTTTATGGTGAAGGCCCTGCTTACCAAGATCCATTTGAAGTCGTCGAAGATTCTTATAAAAATGGAATCTTCGATGAGTTCGTACTTCCATCTGTATTAACAGACGAAAACGGAAAGCCAAAAGCAACGATCGAAGACGGGGACTCGGTTATTTTCTATAACTTCCGTCCAGACCGTGCTATCCAAATTTCTCGCACGTTCGCGAATGAAGATTTTAGAGATTTTGACCGTGGATCAAAAGCACCTAAAGATCTTCACTTCGTAGGGTTGACGAATTTTAGTGAAACGGTAGATGGCTTTGTCGCGTATGAACCAGTGAACCTAGATAACACACTAGGTGAAGTGTTAGCGCAAAACAATCTGAATCAGTTACGTATCGCCGAAACGGAAAAATATCCGCACGTTACCTTCTTCATGAGTGGAGGACGTGAAAAGGAATTCCCTGGTGAAAAACGAATTCTGATTGATTCACCAAAAGTCGCAACATACGACTTAAAGCCAGAGATGAGCGCCTATGAAGTAACAGATGCGTTGCTAAAGGAACTAGATGAAGGAAATCAAAATGCCATCATCTTGAACTTTGCCAACCCAGACATGGTCGGTCACTCTGGTATGCTAGAACCTACGATTAAAGCGATTGAAACTGTCGACGGATGCTTAGGAAAAATTGTCGATAAAATTATCGAAAAGGGTGGGCATGCTATTATTACGGCGGACCATGGGAACTCGGATGAAGTAGTGACGATGGATGACAAGCCGATGACTGCACACACCACCAACCCTGTACCAGTCATTGTGACAAAAGAGGGTATTGAATTACGAGATGGCGGGATTCTAGGTGACTTATCTCCAACGTTGTTAGATCTCTTAGGAGTCGAGCAACCGAAGGAAATGACCGGCCAATCCCTTATTAAAAAATAA
- a CDS encoding DUF4181 domain-containing protein: MKIGALILLFLFVFSYLIIGLNLIKRKLGIETKRRPFLEGRKKIYVGLDILNFFIGMFSFLLVIQFSPGNVFLSSICFFIIPTLSSVLRGVEEWIEYREERRYYVEYFSVSASVLFVIIFYIFVREGFI, from the coding sequence ATGAAAATTGGTGCCCTTATCTTACTATTCCTCTTTGTTTTTTCATACCTGATTATTGGGCTTAACTTGATAAAAAGAAAACTTGGAATAGAGACAAAAAGAAGACCATTTCTTGAGGGCAGAAAAAAGATATACGTTGGGTTAGATATCCTTAATTTCTTTATTGGTATGTTCTCTTTTCTTTTGGTGATACAATTCTCACCAGGTAATGTGTTTCTATCTTCCATTTGCTTCTTTATTATACCTACACTTTCTTCTGTACTAAGAGGAGTGGAGGAATGGATCGAGTATCGTGAAGAAAGAAGGTATTATGTGGAGTACTTCTCAGTCTCTGCTTCAGTCTTATTTGTTATTATATTTTATATTTTTGTTCGTGAAGGGTTTATATAG
- the eno gene encoding phosphopyruvate hydratase: MPYITDVYAREVLDSRGNPTIEVEVFTESGAFGSALVPSGASTGEHEAVELRDGDKSRYLGKGVLKAVENVNEIIAPELLGLDVTRQVVIDELLIELDGTENKGKLGANAILGVSMAVAHAAADYLGMPLYTYLGGFNAKTLPTPMMNIVNGGEHADNNVDIQEFMIMPVGAPTFREALRMGAEIFHALKKVLSGKGLNTGVGDEGGFAPNLSSNEEALSTIIEAIEAAGYKPGEEVKLAMDVASSEFYENGKYNLKGEGVVRTSEEMVAWYEEMINKYPIISIEDGLDENDWEGHKLLTDRIGDRVQLVGDDLFVTNTKRLKQGIEQGVGNSILVKVNQIGTLTETFDAIEMAKRAGYTAVISHRSGETEDATIADIAVATNAGQIKTGAPSRTDRVAKYNQLLRIEDELVGTGQYGGLAAFYNLNK, from the coding sequence ATGCCTTACATTACAGACGTTTATGCACGCGAAGTATTAGACTCTCGTGGTAACCCAACTATTGAGGTAGAAGTATTCACAGAATCTGGAGCTTTCGGTTCTGCACTAGTTCCAAGTGGAGCGTCTACTGGTGAGCACGAAGCAGTAGAATTACGTGACGGTGACAAATCCCGTTACTTAGGAAAAGGTGTTTTGAAAGCAGTAGAAAACGTGAACGAAATCATCGCACCAGAACTTCTTGGACTAGACGTAACTCGTCAAGTTGTCATCGATGAACTTTTAATCGAGCTTGATGGAACAGAAAACAAAGGAAAACTAGGTGCTAACGCTATTCTTGGTGTATCCATGGCTGTTGCTCACGCTGCTGCAGATTACCTAGGAATGCCTCTTTACACCTATCTTGGTGGATTCAATGCAAAAACACTTCCAACACCAATGATGAACATCGTAAATGGTGGGGAGCATGCGGATAACAACGTAGATATTCAAGAATTCATGATTATGCCTGTAGGTGCTCCAACTTTCCGTGAAGCACTTCGCATGGGTGCAGAAATTTTCCACGCTCTTAAAAAAGTGCTTAGTGGTAAAGGCCTGAACACTGGTGTTGGCGACGAAGGTGGATTCGCTCCAAACTTAAGCTCTAACGAAGAAGCACTATCTACGATCATCGAAGCTATCGAAGCAGCTGGTTACAAGCCAGGTGAAGAAGTGAAGCTTGCGATGGACGTAGCATCTTCCGAATTCTACGAAAATGGCAAGTACAACCTTAAAGGAGAAGGCGTCGTACGTACTTCTGAAGAAATGGTTGCTTGGTATGAAGAAATGATCAACAAATATCCAATCATCTCAATCGAAGATGGTCTAGATGAAAACGACTGGGAAGGCCACAAGCTTCTAACAGATCGCATCGGTGATCGCGTACAGCTTGTTGGGGATGACCTATTCGTAACAAACACAAAACGTCTGAAACAAGGTATTGAGCAAGGCGTAGGAAACTCTATCCTTGTAAAAGTAAACCAAATCGGTACATTGACTGAAACTTTCGATGCAATCGAAATGGCGAAACGCGCTGGATACACAGCAGTAATCTCTCACCGCTCTGGTGAAACAGAAGATGCAACCATCGCGGATATTGCAGTTGCAACAAACGCAGGTCAAATCAAAACAGGTGCACCATCTCGTACAGACCGTGTAGCTAAGTACAACCAACTACTTCGTATCGAAGACGAACTAGTAGGAACTGGCCAATATGGCGGATTAGCAGCGTTTTATAATTTGAATAAGTAA
- a CDS encoding phosphoglycerate kinase, producing MNKQTIRDVDVKGKKVFCRVDFNVPLSNGEVSDDTRIRAALPTIQYLVEQGAKVILASHLGRPKGQVAEDLRLDSVAKRLSDLLGQTVTKTDEVYGDEVSQAISQLQDGDVLLIENVRFQPGEEKNDPELAKQFASMADLFVNDAFGAAHRAHASTAGIADHLPAVAGFLLEKELNVLGKALSNPDHPFTAIIGGAKVKDKIGVIENLLDKVDNLIIGGGLAYTFVKARGFEIGKSLLEEDKIDLAKEFMQKAKDKGVNMVMPVDVIVADDFSNDANTQIVSIEEIPADWEALDIGPKTREKYAEIVADSKLVIWNGPMGVFEIDAFAKGTKAVADALAATKGYTVIGGGDSAAAVEKFGLADEMDHISTGGGASLEFMEGKALPGVEALSDK from the coding sequence ATGAACAAACAAACGATTCGTGACGTAGATGTAAAAGGTAAAAAAGTGTTTTGTCGTGTAGATTTTAACGTTCCTCTAAGTAACGGTGAGGTAAGTGATGACACGAGAATTCGTGCTGCACTTCCTACGATCCAATACTTAGTCGAACAAGGTGCAAAAGTTATTTTAGCAAGTCACTTGGGACGTCCGAAAGGCCAAGTAGCAGAAGATTTACGACTCGATTCTGTTGCCAAACGCCTTAGCGATTTATTAGGTCAAACCGTAACCAAAACGGATGAAGTGTATGGCGATGAAGTGAGCCAAGCTATTTCTCAGCTGCAAGATGGAGATGTTTTGTTAATTGAGAATGTTCGCTTCCAACCAGGAGAAGAGAAAAACGACCCTGAATTAGCGAAACAGTTTGCTTCCATGGCTGACCTTTTCGTGAATGATGCATTCGGTGCTGCACACCGTGCCCATGCTTCAACAGCTGGTATTGCGGATCATTTACCTGCGGTAGCCGGGTTTTTACTAGAAAAAGAATTAAATGTTCTAGGAAAGGCATTATCAAATCCAGACCATCCATTCACTGCCATTATTGGTGGTGCAAAAGTAAAAGATAAAATCGGTGTTATCGAAAATCTTTTAGATAAAGTAGATAACCTCATTATCGGTGGTGGTCTTGCTTATACATTTGTGAAAGCGAGAGGCTTTGAAATCGGGAAATCTCTTCTAGAAGAAGATAAAATTGATTTAGCTAAAGAATTCATGCAAAAAGCAAAAGACAAAGGCGTCAATATGGTTATGCCTGTTGATGTTATCGTAGCAGATGATTTCTCAAACGATGCCAATACACAAATCGTAAGCATCGAAGAAATTCCAGCAGATTGGGAAGCACTAGATATCGGACCAAAAACGAGAGAAAAGTACGCAGAAATTGTGGCAGACTCTAAGCTTGTAATTTGGAACGGACCGATGGGTGTATTCGAAATCGATGCATTTGCCAAAGGAACCAAAGCAGTTGCCGATGCTCTTGCTGCAACGAAAGGCTACACAGTAATCGGTGGTGGAGACTCAGCAGCAGCTGTAGAAAAATTCGGTTTAGCGGATGAAATGGACCACATTTCTACGGGTGGAGGAGCTTCTTTAGAGTTTATGGAAGGAAAAGCTCTACCTGGTGTGGAAGCTTTATCAGATAAATAA
- the tpiA gene encoding triose-phosphate isomerase: MRKKVIAGNWKMNKVRSEAVQFLEDTKGQVPSFEEVESVVCAPFPYLSELVQKAEGTPVKVAAQNMHFEENGAFTGEVSPVMLKDIGVTYVVLGHSERREYFAETDETVNRKVHAAFQHGLVPIVCVGETLEQRESNQTNELVEGQVKKALEGLSEEQVKQTIIAYEPIWAIGTGKTASSEQANEVCAHIRNVVKDVVSTDAAEAVRIQYGGSVKPANVDELLTQSDIDGALVGGASLEADSFLKLVEAGK; encoded by the coding sequence ATGAGAAAAAAGGTCATTGCGGGAAACTGGAAAATGAATAAAGTTCGTAGTGAAGCCGTTCAATTTCTTGAAGATACAAAGGGGCAGGTTCCTTCTTTTGAGGAAGTAGAATCTGTTGTCTGCGCACCATTCCCTTATCTTTCTGAACTAGTACAAAAAGCAGAAGGAACACCAGTCAAAGTTGCTGCGCAAAACATGCACTTTGAAGAAAATGGCGCATTCACTGGAGAGGTTAGCCCGGTTATGTTAAAGGACATTGGTGTTACTTATGTTGTCTTAGGACACTCCGAGCGTCGTGAATATTTTGCAGAAACCGACGAAACCGTGAACAGAAAAGTGCACGCCGCTTTCCAACACGGCTTAGTGCCCATCGTTTGTGTAGGGGAAACGTTAGAACAACGTGAAAGCAACCAAACGAATGAGCTTGTAGAGGGTCAAGTGAAAAAAGCTTTAGAAGGCTTAAGCGAAGAGCAAGTGAAACAAACCATCATTGCTTATGAGCCAATCTGGGCAATCGGAACTGGTAAAACAGCTAGCTCCGAGCAAGCAAATGAAGTTTGTGCACATATCCGTAACGTCGTAAAAGATGTTGTCTCCACAGATGCTGCAGAAGCGGTTCGTATCCAATACGGTGGAAGTGTAAAACCAGCAAATGTCGATGAGCTATTAACACAGTCCGATATTGATGGTGCATTAGTTGGTGGCGCAAGCCTTGAAGCAGACTCGTTCTTAAAGCTAGTGGAGGCGGGTAAATAA